AATTTAGCAAATAAATTCCTTGCTTCTGTGTTTCAAAATCGTTAATTTTTAATTTCTTACCATCAAGAATATCATTTATGTCCCCAAAGTATGTATTATTCTGAATGTTTAAAAAATCACAAATATTCAAAAATTTTTCATTTTCGTAGCAAAATTTGCCTTCACTTATCCTTTTTAATGAGCTTAAAGTTACATTATAACCAAGCTTTTTTCCAAAAATTTCTGCATACGAACGGATATAACTTCCTTCGCTTACGCTTAGACGAATGGTTAAAAATGGGTGAGAATAGTTTAAAATTTGGCTATCAAAAATTTCCATCGTTTCTGTCTTTAGCTCAAATTCTTCGCCGTTTCTAGCTAGCTTGTAGGCTCTTGTACCATTTACGTGCTTGGCGCTAAATTTTGGCGGGATGTAGCTTATCTTGCCGGTTAACTCATCTCTAATGGCTTCAAGTTTTTCTAAATTTAGCTCTTTTACATTTGAAATTTCAGTGATATTTTCATTATCCATGCTTGGACTACTAGCACCTAGCCAGATCGTAGCTTCATAGATTTTTAGACTTTTGTCTAAAAATCTAAAAAATTTCGTATACGAGCCAAAAGCGACTATTAGGCAGCC
This window of the Campylobacter concisus genome carries:
- the truB gene encoding tRNA pseudouridine(55) synthase TruB — its product is MNAIFVANKPAGMSSNHFLGRLKRKYGVKKAGFSGTLDPFASGCLIVAFGSYTKFFRFLDKSLKIYEATIWLGASSPSMDNENITEISNVKELNLEKLEAIRDELTGKISYIPPKFSAKHVNGTRAYKLARNGEEFELKTETMEIFDSQILNYSHPFLTIRLSVSEGSYIRSYAEIFGKKLGYNVTLSSLKRISEGKFCYENEKFLNICDFLNIQNNTYFGDINDILDGKKLKINDFETQKQGIYLLNYDKFMSVIQITDDTINYTLNKVEKC